In a genomic window of Gouania willdenowi chromosome 11, fGouWil2.1, whole genome shotgun sequence:
- the zmym4.1 gene encoding zinc finger MYM-type protein 4 isoform X2: MDAAAATEAGEERDHVISNQVSEGTDTVGLSEKLNTEAVTGGENEEDVEKSSREGLSSVAAEETKVEEDDDEDDEEEIPAVADVCEESQTGDNGEKELKPADDENEDEESVSNVKISGGGDLDEMMDIGTVDQVEQEAQMKWSEEETSTDTEKNAAESQETTSNGMKVVKLSEEEIESESMQTPSQTEKSSSPVIVVKDEPEDDEYECCITSATPAVRRNPKDGLRIGSIFSMHDDTSQLPVIKPPSHKMFCCNCKKSLQKGQKAFQRRGSTGIFCSTTCLTTFLPPSKGEPNDSPKVCHNCQKLITRLQDVILTREGGGGPKEFCSQSCLTSFNYKRKTLRKQAPPKNTPVSIAPSLRCSMCSRYCVSKHDVNVNGTVHKICSDACFNHFRTVNKVSVSGCANCGSCSHNKPMMLKMEDCSKTLCNEECLTQFKQKTKTNQPCSMCHITRPVAEMEYVKNLDDSVNLLCSSSCAMAFKVQMVSSSGARVSCDSCGNFSVPKYHLAMSDASIRNFCSLQCVTSYQEKFTKNSKHTNVFTNMLVEPTQSPASPSSKEKPRPRGSVKLECFHCTSNINSKPEVIQIKDKMVFLCTVECSLEYKKTNYVMSLCEYCKVEKITRDALRVNNKDYFFCSDGCKLLYRHDLSKEWGKHCNSCVNCHSMSQKVVMAQYGGATEEFCSGECRSKYTMLFCHVAKCDMCGRKGKLKQSLPLLGEVKHFCHMTCLLQFCNVKVATQGDVEKPHAVKDTPLIYNVMSLADSPPEKSRPTLRSSRRRTSTRISEQTSTSTETVSSPPPRGQKVLKNKALMCKPLMQTKGVSCRTQTTDGESQTEDLFPKVMIVPVPVPVYVPVPMSMYSQCTPQPLSMPLPLPVPVLVPVTMKSADGIIKTIKELKEKIPNDPYEAELILMAEMVADGEEEEKKEEDDEAPAPSSDDVVSSDDLDNEDLDSFLDDMDDASSSEPRPKKRKRVKDKNSKKPPVVPPPMDIEEDFSVETLEKMALLRELPENPSSPPPSTGGRRQAPRKTRGRKSQRSSKEAEDKSMSMSSEIPKLKTQYGIDAWKRWIQWRKAQPDIEQPRFSRHFELKEDILRCTTTELSYGLCCFIREVRRPNGEPYSTDSLFYLCLGIQQYLFENSRVENIFMDHFYTKFSTDFTNMLRSFTPSITSSGYIHSRVEEGFLWDCKQLGAYSPIVLLNTLLFFCCKYFGFTTVKQHRQLSFAHVMRCTKTNPNNTKTSYLRFYPPLSLNEPETDLESVAAKRRKEENTEENLEMTENPGNPLRCPVRLYDFYLSKCSDSVKQRTNVFYLHPERCCVPNSPLWFTATPLDDSTMDAMLVRILTVRELHLKKAEGQAEARDPTFVPEDEELGEMDSD, encoded by the exons ATggacgctgctgctgctacggAAGCAGGAGAAGAACGCGACCATGTGATCTCTAACCAG GTGTCAGAAGGGACAGACACTGTTGGATTATCAGAGAAACTGAACACTGAAGCTGTGACTGGAGGAGAAAATGAGGAGGATGTTGAGAAGTCTTCACGTGAGGGTTTATCCTCTGTCGCTGCTGAGGAGACCAAAGTtgaagaagatgatgatgaagatgatgaagaggagatACCAGCAGTGGCCGATGTCTGTGAGGAATCACAAACTGGAGACAATGGTGAGAAGGAACTGAAACCTGCTGATGATGAAAACGAGGACGAGGAGAGCGTCAGTAACGTAAAGATCTCTGGTGGGGGGGACCTGGACGAGATGATGGACATCGGTACGGTGGATCAGGTGGAACAGGAGGCCCAGATGAAGTGGAGCGAAGAGGAGACGTCCACAGACACAG AAAAAAATGCTGCAGAATCACAGGAAACGACATCGAATGGGATGAAAGTCGTCAAATTGTCCGAAGAGGAAATAGAATCT GAGTCGATGCAAACTCCGTCCCAAACAGAAAAGTCGTCATCGCCTGTGATCGTGGTGAAGGACGAGCCGGAAGACGACGAGTACGAGTGCTGCATAACGTCTGCCACGCCGGCTGTTAGGAGGAACCCAAAG GACGGCCTGAGGATCGGCTCCATCTTCTCCATGCACGACGATACCTCGCAGCTGCCCGTAATTAAACCTCCGTCCCACAAAATGTTCTGCTGCAACTGCAAGAAGAGTCTGCAGAAAGGACAGAAGGCGTTCCAGAGGAGAGGATCGACGGGCATCTTCTGCTCCACGACCTGCCTCACCACGTTCCTCCCTCCCTCCAAAGGAGAACCCAACGACTCGCCCAAAGTCTGCCACAATTGCCAGAA GTTGATCACGCGTCTTCAGGATGTCATCCTGACCCGAGAGGGTGGCGGAGGCCCTAAAGAGTTCTGCAGCCAGAGCTGTTTGACTTCCTTCAACTACAAGAGAAAAACTCTGAGGAAGCAGGCGCCCCCGAAGAATACTCCGGTGTCGATCGCACCATCGCTACGATGCAGCATGTGCTCCAGATACTGCGTA AGCAAACACGATGTGAACGTGAACGGCACCGTCCACAAAATCTGCAGCGACGCCTGTTTCAATCATTTCCGCACCGTGAACAAAGTGTCGGTGTCTGGCTGCGCAAACTGCGGCTCGTGTTCCCACAACAAGCCGATGATGCTGAAGATGGAGGACTGCAGCAAGACTCTGTGCAACGAAGAGTGCCTGACCCAATTCAAACAG AAAACCAAGACCAACCAGCCGTGTTCGATGTGCCACATCACTCGCCCTGTGGCAGAGATGGAGTACGTTAAAAACCTGGATGACTCTGTGAACCtgctgtgcagcagcagctgtgctaTGGCCTTCAAGGTGCAGATGGTCAGCTCCTCAG GAGCTCGGGTAAGCTGTGATAGTTGTGGGAATTTCAGCGTTCCCAAATATCACCTGGCCATGTCCGACGCCTCCATCAGAAACTTCTGCTCTTTGCAGTGCGTCACTTCTTATCAG GAGAAGTTCACAAAAAACTCCAAACACACCAATGTTTTCACCAACATGCTCGTGGAGCCCACACAGAGCCCAGCCAGCCCATCGTCCAAAGAGAAGCCGAGACCCAGAGGCTCAGTGAAGCTCGAGTGCTTCCATTGTACCAGCAACATCAACTCTAAACCAGAAGTCATCCAGATCAAG gataAGATGGTGTTCCTGTGCACCGTGGAGTGTTCCCTGGAATATAAGAAAACCAACTACGTGATGAGTCTGTGTGAATACTGCAAAGTGGAGAAGATCACCAGAGACGCCCTCAGGGTCAACAACAAGGACTACTTCTTCTGCAGCGACG GCTGTAAGCTGCTCTACAGACACGACCTGAGCAAAGAGTGGGGCAAACACTGCAACTCGTGCGTGAACTGTCACAGCATGTCCCAGAAGGTGGTCATGGCCCAGTACGGGGGCGCCACAGAAGAGTTCTGCTCTGGGGAGTGTCGCTCCAAGTACACCATGCTCTTCTGCCAC GTGGCGAAGTGCGACATGTGCGGACGTAAAGGCAAACTGAAGCAGAGTCTTCCTCTGCTCGGGGAAGTCAAACACTTCTGTCACATGACCTGTCTGCTGCAGTTCTGCAACGTAAAGGTGGCAACGCAGGGCGACGTCGAGAAAC CGCACGCCGTCAAGGACACGCCCCTCATCTACAACGTCATGTCTCTCGCAGATTCGCCCCCAGAGAAATCACGGCCAACACTTAGATCTTCTCGGAGAC GAACCAGTACGAGGATTTCAGAACAG ACCAGCACTTCAACGGAGACCGTGAGCTCTCCCCCCCCTCGAGGACAGAAGGTCCTGAAGAACAAAGCTCTGATGTGTAAACCACTGATGCAGACCAAAGGTGTTTCCTGCAGGACTCAGACCACAGACGGAGAATCACAGACAG aggaCCTTTTCCCTAAAGTCATGATCGTTCCTGTTCCTGTACCGGTGTACGTGCCTGTGCCCATGAGCATGTACAGTCAGTGCACCCCACAACCCCTAAGCATGCCTTTACCG TTGCCCGTGCCGGTGTTAGTCCCTGTGACGATGAAGAGCGCCGACGGCATCATAAAGACCATCAAAGAGCTGAAGGAGAAGATTCCCAACGATCCGTACGAGGCCGAGCTGATCCTCATGGCGGAGATGGTGGCGGacggagaggaagaggagaagaaggaggaagACGACGAGGCTCCAGCGCCGTCATCAGACG acgTGGTCAGCAGTGACGACCTGGACAACGAGGACTTGGACAGTTTTCTGGACGACATGGACGACGCCTCATCGTCTGAACCTCGGCCCAAGAAGAGGAAACGTGTGAAAGACAAAAACTCTAAGAAGCCCCCCGTTGTCCCTCCCCCAATGGACATAGAAGAGGATTTCAGCGTTG AAACCTTGGAGAAGATGGCTCTGCTCAGAGAACTCCCTGAAAACCCTTCGTCTCCTCCTCCATCGACTGGTGGTCGACGACAAGCTCCCAGGAAAACCAGG GGCCGTAAGTCGCAGCGTTCGTCCAAAGAAGCTGAAGATAAATCCATGTCCATGTCCTCTGAGATCCCCAAACTAAAGACTCAGTACGGCATCGACGCGTGGAAGCGATGGATCCAGTGGAGGAAAGCTCAGCCTGACATCGAGCAGCCGCGCTTCT CTCGCCACTTTGAGTTGAAGGAGGACATCCTGCGCTGCACCACCACCGAGCTGAGCTACGgcctctgctgcttcatcaggGAGGTGAGGAGACCCAATGGAGAACCGTACTCAACCGACAGCCTGTTCTACCTCTGCCTCGGCATCCAACAG TATTTGTTTGAAAACAGTCGCGTGGAGAACATCTTCATGGATCACTTCTACACCAAGTTCTCCACTGACTTCACCAACATGCTGAGAAGTTTTACCCCTTCCATCACATCCAGCG GTTACATCCACTCTCGGGTGGAGGAGGGCTTCCTGTGGGACTGTAAGCAGCTGGGTGCGTACTCTCCCATCGTCCTCCTCAACACGCTGCTCTtcttctgctgcaaatacttcGGCTTCACCACCGTCAAGCAGCACCGCCAGCTCTCCTTCGCCCACGTGATGCGCTGCACCAAAACCAACCCCAACAACACCAAGACCTCCTACCTGCGCTTCTACCCCCCGCTGTCCCTGAACGAGCCCGAGACCG ACCTGGAGTCCGTTGCTGCGAAGCGTCGTAAGGAGGAGAACACCGAGGAGAACCTGGAGATGACGGAGAACCCTGGAAATCCTCTCCGTTGTCCGGTGCGACTGTACGACTTCTACCTCTCTAAGTG CTCTGACAGCGTGAAGCAGCGCACCAACGTGTTTTAcctgcacccagagcgctgCTGCGTGCCCAACAGCCCCCTGTGGTTCACCGCCACCCCCCTGGACGACAGCACCATGGACGCCATGCTGGTCCGCATCCTCACCGTCAGAGAGCTGCACCTGAAGAAGGCCGAGGGCCAGGCCGAGGCCAGGGACCCCACCTTTGTGCCTGAAGACGAGGAGCTGGGCGAAATGGATTCGGACTGA
- the zmym4.1 gene encoding zinc finger MYM-type protein 4 isoform X1, producing MDAAAATEAGEERDHVISNQVSEGTDTVGLSEKLNTEAVTGGENEEDVEKSSREGLSSVAAEETKVEEDDDEDDEEEIPAVADVCEESQTGDNGEKELKPADDENEDEESVSNVKISGGGDLDEMMDIGTVDQVEQEAQMKWSEEETSTDTVQSSEEGKTIKEEADDSLQSASSPSLGPEKNAAESQETTSNGMKVVKLSEEEIESESMQTPSQTEKSSSPVIVVKDEPEDDEYECCITSATPAVRRNPKDGLRIGSIFSMHDDTSQLPVIKPPSHKMFCCNCKKSLQKGQKAFQRRGSTGIFCSTTCLTTFLPPSKGEPNDSPKVCHNCQKLITRLQDVILTREGGGGPKEFCSQSCLTSFNYKRKTLRKQAPPKNTPVSIAPSLRCSMCSRYCVSKHDVNVNGTVHKICSDACFNHFRTVNKVSVSGCANCGSCSHNKPMMLKMEDCSKTLCNEECLTQFKQKTKTNQPCSMCHITRPVAEMEYVKNLDDSVNLLCSSSCAMAFKVQMVSSSGARVSCDSCGNFSVPKYHLAMSDASIRNFCSLQCVTSYQEKFTKNSKHTNVFTNMLVEPTQSPASPSSKEKPRPRGSVKLECFHCTSNINSKPEVIQIKDKMVFLCTVECSLEYKKTNYVMSLCEYCKVEKITRDALRVNNKDYFFCSDGCKLLYRHDLSKEWGKHCNSCVNCHSMSQKVVMAQYGGATEEFCSGECRSKYTMLFCHVAKCDMCGRKGKLKQSLPLLGEVKHFCHMTCLLQFCNVKVATQGDVEKPHAVKDTPLIYNVMSLADSPPEKSRPTLRSSRRRTSTRISEQTSTSTETVSSPPPRGQKVLKNKALMCKPLMQTKGVSCRTQTTDGESQTEDLFPKVMIVPVPVPVYVPVPMSMYSQCTPQPLSMPLPLPVPVLVPVTMKSADGIIKTIKELKEKIPNDPYEAELILMAEMVADGEEEEKKEEDDEAPAPSSDDVVSSDDLDNEDLDSFLDDMDDASSSEPRPKKRKRVKDKNSKKPPVVPPPMDIEEDFSVETLEKMALLRELPENPSSPPPSTGGRRQAPRKTRGRKSQRSSKEAEDKSMSMSSEIPKLKTQYGIDAWKRWIQWRKAQPDIEQPRFSRHFELKEDILRCTTTELSYGLCCFIREVRRPNGEPYSTDSLFYLCLGIQQYLFENSRVENIFMDHFYTKFSTDFTNMLRSFTPSITSSGYIHSRVEEGFLWDCKQLGAYSPIVLLNTLLFFCCKYFGFTTVKQHRQLSFAHVMRCTKTNPNNTKTSYLRFYPPLSLNEPETDLESVAAKRRKEENTEENLEMTENPGNPLRCPVRLYDFYLSKCSDSVKQRTNVFYLHPERCCVPNSPLWFTATPLDDSTMDAMLVRILTVRELHLKKAEGQAEARDPTFVPEDEELGEMDSD from the exons ATggacgctgctgctgctacggAAGCAGGAGAAGAACGCGACCATGTGATCTCTAACCAG GTGTCAGAAGGGACAGACACTGTTGGATTATCAGAGAAACTGAACACTGAAGCTGTGACTGGAGGAGAAAATGAGGAGGATGTTGAGAAGTCTTCACGTGAGGGTTTATCCTCTGTCGCTGCTGAGGAGACCAAAGTtgaagaagatgatgatgaagatgatgaagaggagatACCAGCAGTGGCCGATGTCTGTGAGGAATCACAAACTGGAGACAATGGTGAGAAGGAACTGAAACCTGCTGATGATGAAAACGAGGACGAGGAGAGCGTCAGTAACGTAAAGATCTCTGGTGGGGGGGACCTGGACGAGATGATGGACATCGGTACGGTGGATCAGGTGGAACAGGAGGCCCAGATGAAGTGGAGCGAAGAGGAGACGTCCACAGACACAG TCCAATCATCAGAGGAGGGGAAAACAATCAAAGAGGAAGCAGACGACTCACTGCAGTCGGCCTCGTCTCCATCACTGGGACCAG AAAAAAATGCTGCAGAATCACAGGAAACGACATCGAATGGGATGAAAGTCGTCAAATTGTCCGAAGAGGAAATAGAATCT GAGTCGATGCAAACTCCGTCCCAAACAGAAAAGTCGTCATCGCCTGTGATCGTGGTGAAGGACGAGCCGGAAGACGACGAGTACGAGTGCTGCATAACGTCTGCCACGCCGGCTGTTAGGAGGAACCCAAAG GACGGCCTGAGGATCGGCTCCATCTTCTCCATGCACGACGATACCTCGCAGCTGCCCGTAATTAAACCTCCGTCCCACAAAATGTTCTGCTGCAACTGCAAGAAGAGTCTGCAGAAAGGACAGAAGGCGTTCCAGAGGAGAGGATCGACGGGCATCTTCTGCTCCACGACCTGCCTCACCACGTTCCTCCCTCCCTCCAAAGGAGAACCCAACGACTCGCCCAAAGTCTGCCACAATTGCCAGAA GTTGATCACGCGTCTTCAGGATGTCATCCTGACCCGAGAGGGTGGCGGAGGCCCTAAAGAGTTCTGCAGCCAGAGCTGTTTGACTTCCTTCAACTACAAGAGAAAAACTCTGAGGAAGCAGGCGCCCCCGAAGAATACTCCGGTGTCGATCGCACCATCGCTACGATGCAGCATGTGCTCCAGATACTGCGTA AGCAAACACGATGTGAACGTGAACGGCACCGTCCACAAAATCTGCAGCGACGCCTGTTTCAATCATTTCCGCACCGTGAACAAAGTGTCGGTGTCTGGCTGCGCAAACTGCGGCTCGTGTTCCCACAACAAGCCGATGATGCTGAAGATGGAGGACTGCAGCAAGACTCTGTGCAACGAAGAGTGCCTGACCCAATTCAAACAG AAAACCAAGACCAACCAGCCGTGTTCGATGTGCCACATCACTCGCCCTGTGGCAGAGATGGAGTACGTTAAAAACCTGGATGACTCTGTGAACCtgctgtgcagcagcagctgtgctaTGGCCTTCAAGGTGCAGATGGTCAGCTCCTCAG GAGCTCGGGTAAGCTGTGATAGTTGTGGGAATTTCAGCGTTCCCAAATATCACCTGGCCATGTCCGACGCCTCCATCAGAAACTTCTGCTCTTTGCAGTGCGTCACTTCTTATCAG GAGAAGTTCACAAAAAACTCCAAACACACCAATGTTTTCACCAACATGCTCGTGGAGCCCACACAGAGCCCAGCCAGCCCATCGTCCAAAGAGAAGCCGAGACCCAGAGGCTCAGTGAAGCTCGAGTGCTTCCATTGTACCAGCAACATCAACTCTAAACCAGAAGTCATCCAGATCAAG gataAGATGGTGTTCCTGTGCACCGTGGAGTGTTCCCTGGAATATAAGAAAACCAACTACGTGATGAGTCTGTGTGAATACTGCAAAGTGGAGAAGATCACCAGAGACGCCCTCAGGGTCAACAACAAGGACTACTTCTTCTGCAGCGACG GCTGTAAGCTGCTCTACAGACACGACCTGAGCAAAGAGTGGGGCAAACACTGCAACTCGTGCGTGAACTGTCACAGCATGTCCCAGAAGGTGGTCATGGCCCAGTACGGGGGCGCCACAGAAGAGTTCTGCTCTGGGGAGTGTCGCTCCAAGTACACCATGCTCTTCTGCCAC GTGGCGAAGTGCGACATGTGCGGACGTAAAGGCAAACTGAAGCAGAGTCTTCCTCTGCTCGGGGAAGTCAAACACTTCTGTCACATGACCTGTCTGCTGCAGTTCTGCAACGTAAAGGTGGCAACGCAGGGCGACGTCGAGAAAC CGCACGCCGTCAAGGACACGCCCCTCATCTACAACGTCATGTCTCTCGCAGATTCGCCCCCAGAGAAATCACGGCCAACACTTAGATCTTCTCGGAGAC GAACCAGTACGAGGATTTCAGAACAG ACCAGCACTTCAACGGAGACCGTGAGCTCTCCCCCCCCTCGAGGACAGAAGGTCCTGAAGAACAAAGCTCTGATGTGTAAACCACTGATGCAGACCAAAGGTGTTTCCTGCAGGACTCAGACCACAGACGGAGAATCACAGACAG aggaCCTTTTCCCTAAAGTCATGATCGTTCCTGTTCCTGTACCGGTGTACGTGCCTGTGCCCATGAGCATGTACAGTCAGTGCACCCCACAACCCCTAAGCATGCCTTTACCG TTGCCCGTGCCGGTGTTAGTCCCTGTGACGATGAAGAGCGCCGACGGCATCATAAAGACCATCAAAGAGCTGAAGGAGAAGATTCCCAACGATCCGTACGAGGCCGAGCTGATCCTCATGGCGGAGATGGTGGCGGacggagaggaagaggagaagaaggaggaagACGACGAGGCTCCAGCGCCGTCATCAGACG acgTGGTCAGCAGTGACGACCTGGACAACGAGGACTTGGACAGTTTTCTGGACGACATGGACGACGCCTCATCGTCTGAACCTCGGCCCAAGAAGAGGAAACGTGTGAAAGACAAAAACTCTAAGAAGCCCCCCGTTGTCCCTCCCCCAATGGACATAGAAGAGGATTTCAGCGTTG AAACCTTGGAGAAGATGGCTCTGCTCAGAGAACTCCCTGAAAACCCTTCGTCTCCTCCTCCATCGACTGGTGGTCGACGACAAGCTCCCAGGAAAACCAGG GGCCGTAAGTCGCAGCGTTCGTCCAAAGAAGCTGAAGATAAATCCATGTCCATGTCCTCTGAGATCCCCAAACTAAAGACTCAGTACGGCATCGACGCGTGGAAGCGATGGATCCAGTGGAGGAAAGCTCAGCCTGACATCGAGCAGCCGCGCTTCT CTCGCCACTTTGAGTTGAAGGAGGACATCCTGCGCTGCACCACCACCGAGCTGAGCTACGgcctctgctgcttcatcaggGAGGTGAGGAGACCCAATGGAGAACCGTACTCAACCGACAGCCTGTTCTACCTCTGCCTCGGCATCCAACAG TATTTGTTTGAAAACAGTCGCGTGGAGAACATCTTCATGGATCACTTCTACACCAAGTTCTCCACTGACTTCACCAACATGCTGAGAAGTTTTACCCCTTCCATCACATCCAGCG GTTACATCCACTCTCGGGTGGAGGAGGGCTTCCTGTGGGACTGTAAGCAGCTGGGTGCGTACTCTCCCATCGTCCTCCTCAACACGCTGCTCTtcttctgctgcaaatacttcGGCTTCACCACCGTCAAGCAGCACCGCCAGCTCTCCTTCGCCCACGTGATGCGCTGCACCAAAACCAACCCCAACAACACCAAGACCTCCTACCTGCGCTTCTACCCCCCGCTGTCCCTGAACGAGCCCGAGACCG ACCTGGAGTCCGTTGCTGCGAAGCGTCGTAAGGAGGAGAACACCGAGGAGAACCTGGAGATGACGGAGAACCCTGGAAATCCTCTCCGTTGTCCGGTGCGACTGTACGACTTCTACCTCTCTAAGTG CTCTGACAGCGTGAAGCAGCGCACCAACGTGTTTTAcctgcacccagagcgctgCTGCGTGCCCAACAGCCCCCTGTGGTTCACCGCCACCCCCCTGGACGACAGCACCATGGACGCCATGCTGGTCCGCATCCTCACCGTCAGAGAGCTGCACCTGAAGAAGGCCGAGGGCCAGGCCGAGGCCAGGGACCCCACCTTTGTGCCTGAAGACGAGGAGCTGGGCGAAATGGATTCGGACTGA